One stretch of Jiangella gansuensis DSM 44835 DNA includes these proteins:
- a CDS encoding LLM class F420-dependent oxidoreductase has protein sequence MKLGLQIPVFTWPNGPATLRRDLAAVARTADQAGFEYIATMDHFFQIPQVGPVEMDMLEAYTTLGFLAAHTERAKLLTVITGIHYRQPALLGKTVTTLDVLSGGRAVLGIGAGWNEEESRGLGFPFPSTAQRFELLEETLRYLQQLWSDDDGPFASAHITAERLLNSPQNLSRPHPPIMIGGGGERKTLRLVAQYGQACNLFNTPEVPHKLDVLRQHCADVGRDYDEITKTVYQPLDIGENGKGTQALIDELGRLAELGIQAAIGHVPTVPQPDDLERIGADVIPVVEKF, from the coding sequence ATGAAGCTCGGCTTGCAGATCCCCGTTTTCACCTGGCCGAACGGGCCCGCGACCCTCCGCCGCGACCTGGCCGCCGTCGCCCGAACCGCCGACCAGGCCGGCTTCGAGTACATCGCCACCATGGACCACTTCTTCCAGATCCCGCAGGTCGGGCCGGTCGAGATGGACATGCTCGAGGCCTACACGACGCTCGGCTTCCTCGCCGCTCACACCGAGCGAGCGAAGCTGCTCACCGTGATCACCGGCATCCACTACCGCCAGCCCGCCCTGCTCGGCAAGACGGTGACCACGCTCGACGTCCTCTCCGGCGGCCGGGCGGTCCTGGGCATCGGCGCCGGCTGGAACGAGGAGGAATCCCGTGGACTGGGCTTCCCGTTCCCGTCCACCGCCCAGCGGTTCGAACTACTCGAAGAGACACTGCGCTACCTGCAGCAGCTGTGGTCGGACGACGACGGCCCGTTCGCCAGCGCGCACATCACCGCAGAGCGGCTGCTCAACTCGCCGCAGAACCTCAGCCGGCCGCACCCGCCCATCATGATCGGCGGCGGCGGAGAACGGAAGACGCTGCGGCTGGTGGCCCAGTACGGCCAGGCCTGCAACCTCTTCAACACTCCTGAAGTGCCGCACAAGCTCGACGTCCTGCGCCAGCATTGCGCAGACGTAGGCCGCGACTACGACGAGATCACCAAGACCGTCTACCAGCCGCTCGACATCGGCGAGAACGGCAAGGGCACCCAGGCGCTCATCGACGAGCTGGGTCGCCTGGCCGAGCTCGGCATCCAGGCCGCAATCGGCCACGTCCCCACCGTCCCCCAGCC
- a CDS encoding TetR/AcrR family transcriptional regulator: MTHADDEVAAVAGRRPRRADAQRNCEKIIAAARETFAEGGVSASLEEIARRAGVGIGTLYRNFPTRRDLFETVYRTEVEVLCQAAGELSERPPWEALDGWLRRFATYAVTKRAIIEALNHESAVFEGCRNAIINCGEPLLRRAQEAGEARQDATFEDVVRLVGGITMGQFSDPDQVDRVLGMALDGLRARPR; encoded by the coding sequence ATGACGCATGCGGACGACGAGGTTGCCGCCGTCGCCGGCCGACGGCCCAGGCGTGCGGACGCGCAACGCAACTGCGAGAAGATCATCGCTGCCGCGCGCGAGACGTTCGCCGAGGGCGGCGTCTCCGCATCGCTCGAGGAGATCGCCCGACGGGCCGGCGTCGGCATCGGCACGCTGTACCGGAACTTCCCGACCCGCCGCGACCTCTTCGAGACGGTCTACCGCACCGAGGTCGAGGTGCTGTGCCAGGCTGCCGGTGAGCTGTCTGAGCGCCCGCCGTGGGAGGCCTTGGACGGCTGGTTGCGCCGCTTCGCCACCTACGCCGTCACCAAACGCGCCATCATCGAGGCGCTCAACCACGAGTCAGCGGTCTTCGAGGGTTGCCGAAACGCGATCATCAACTGCGGAGAACCGCTGCTGCGCAGGGCTCAGGAGGCAGGCGAGGCCCGGCAGGATGCCACCTTCGAGGACGTCGTGCGGCTGGTCGGCGGCATCACGATGGGCCAGTTCTCCGACCCCGATCAGGTCGACCGGGTACTCGGCATGGCCCTGGACGGGTTGCGCGCCCGGCCGCGCTGA
- a CDS encoding DUF6518 family protein — MPPSPPQTTAPTTNRTFAGLALVAAAGVAGGVLTAYAQGWLPSELGSLANSSGTWMLIAFGLALLARTPALGALSGALALATLLAGYVLGAGLRGDPSSAALMLFWGIAAVVVGPVVGLAAAWVRRGSPARAALGTGAVAGVLVGEGVYGLRYIADTTYPPHWWGSIVAGASTLVVAAIWRRLPARAVALAAAVTGVVAVAFVVVYSADLIAVLP; from the coding sequence GTGCCGCCCAGCCCGCCGCAGACCACCGCTCCGACGACGAACCGGACGTTCGCCGGCCTGGCCCTGGTCGCCGCGGCCGGGGTCGCCGGCGGCGTGCTGACCGCCTACGCCCAGGGCTGGTTGCCCAGCGAGCTCGGCTCGCTGGCGAACTCCAGTGGCACGTGGATGCTGATCGCGTTCGGGCTGGCGCTGCTGGCCCGTACGCCTGCCCTGGGTGCGCTGAGCGGCGCGCTGGCGCTGGCGACGCTGCTCGCCGGATACGTCCTGGGAGCCGGGCTGCGCGGCGACCCGTCGTCGGCGGCGTTGATGCTGTTCTGGGGCATCGCGGCGGTGGTCGTCGGCCCGGTGGTGGGGCTCGCCGCCGCCTGGGTACGGCGCGGGTCGCCGGCGCGAGCAGCGCTGGGGACGGGCGCAGTAGCCGGCGTTCTGGTCGGCGAGGGCGTCTACGGCCTGCGGTACATCGCCGATACCACGTATCCGCCGCACTGGTGGGGATCCATCGTGGCAGGTGCGTCGACGCTGGTCGTGGCAGCGATATGGCGGCGGCTCCCGGCCCGGGCGGTAGCACTGGCAGCGGCCGTCACCGGCGTCGTCGCCGTGGCGTTCGTCGTGGTCTACAGCGCTGACCTGATCGCCGTACTGCCCTGA
- a CDS encoding YfcE family phosphodiesterase, protein MRVAVLSDTHAPRFWKRCPPAVARVLEGVDVILHAGDVCTTDVLDELTTFAPVHAVLGNNDGDDVAAWGAPEEAHLTIGGVRIAMIHDSGPATGRLARLRGRFPDADLVVFGHSHIPWDEEADGFRVFNPGSPTDKRRQPHGTVGMLELAAGRVLSAELIRVTDPSEP, encoded by the coding sequence ATCCGGGTGGCGGTGCTGTCCGACACGCATGCGCCACGGTTCTGGAAGCGCTGCCCGCCCGCGGTGGCGCGGGTGCTCGAGGGCGTGGACGTCATCCTGCACGCCGGCGACGTCTGCACCACGGACGTGCTCGACGAGCTGACCACGTTCGCGCCGGTCCACGCGGTGCTGGGCAACAACGACGGCGACGATGTCGCAGCGTGGGGCGCCCCCGAGGAGGCGCACCTCACCATCGGCGGCGTGCGGATCGCGATGATCCACGACAGCGGCCCGGCGACCGGCCGGCTGGCGCGCTTGCGCGGCCGCTTTCCCGACGCCGACCTCGTCGTCTTCGGGCACTCCCACATCCCGTGGGACGAGGAGGCCGACGGCTTCCGCGTCTTCAACCCAGGCTCGCCCACCGACAAGCGGCGCCAGCCGCACGGGACCGTCGGCATGCTCGAGCTCGCCGCGGGACGCGTACTGTCCGCGGAGCTGATCCGCGTCACCGATCCGTCCGAACCGTAG
- a CDS encoding MerR family transcriptional regulator: MRIGDLAKRAGTTTALRFYEAEGLLAARRSANGYREYGEDDVRVVEEILTLQRIGFSLDETRPFVDCLRAGNPSGDACAPSSNASGTLFGVSRYMEPGRGLPSTPYNGYPIRTRMDIHVELSRFHGHSGQ, translated from the coding sequence ATGCGCATCGGTGACCTCGCCAAGCGGGCCGGCACCACCACGGCCTTGCGGTTCTACGAAGCCGAAGGCCTGCTGGCGGCACGCCGCTCGGCCAACGGCTACCGCGAGTACGGCGAGGACGACGTTCGCGTCGTCGAAGAGATCCTGACGTTGCAACGCATCGGCTTCAGCCTCGACGAGACCCGTCCGTTCGTCGACTGCCTGCGGGCCGGCAACCCCAGCGGTGACGCCTGCGCACCGTCCAGTAACGCTTCCGGCACGCTGTTCGGCGTTTCGCGTTACATGGAGCCAGGACGGGGCCTTCCGAGCACGCCCTATAATGGATATCCAATTCGCACCAGAATGGATATTCATGTCGAGCTTTCTCGGTTCCACGGGCATTCCGGTCAGTGA
- a CDS encoding aldo/keto reductase, with amino-acid sequence MSSFLGSTGIPVSDVTVGTSPLGRGTSPGTAEEAAAVETARAMLTGPFALVDTSNAYAEGRSETVLGLARRALESTTSATVVTKVDRDPETGAFGRDRVLRSFEESLDRLGVDRVPVLHLHDPYTVSFAEATGPGGAVEALVELREAGAVDAIGIAAGPIPLMTAYVDTGAFDVVLSHNRFTLVDRSAQPLFENARARGMGVFNAAPFGAGILAKGAGPGASYGYRPAPPDLVDWAGRAERICADHGTTLIAVALRFSLRSPLVDSTVVGVSSAGRLAELDALRSAPVPDEVWPELDALGPAPTPIADPPLEGPR; translated from the coding sequence ATGTCGAGCTTTCTCGGTTCCACGGGCATTCCGGTCAGTGATGTCACCGTCGGCACGTCGCCGCTCGGGCGGGGCACGAGTCCCGGGACCGCCGAGGAGGCCGCTGCGGTCGAGACCGCCCGGGCCATGCTCACCGGCCCGTTCGCGCTGGTGGACACGTCGAACGCGTACGCGGAGGGCCGCAGCGAAACCGTGCTCGGGCTTGCCCGCCGGGCGCTCGAAAGCACGACCAGCGCCACCGTCGTCACCAAGGTCGATCGCGACCCGGAGACCGGCGCGTTCGGGCGCGACCGGGTGCTCCGATCGTTCGAGGAGAGTCTCGACCGGCTCGGCGTCGACCGGGTGCCGGTGCTGCACCTGCACGATCCCTACACGGTGTCGTTCGCCGAGGCGACCGGCCCCGGCGGCGCGGTCGAGGCGCTGGTCGAGCTGCGCGAGGCCGGTGCCGTCGACGCCATCGGCATCGCGGCCGGCCCCATCCCGCTGATGACGGCCTATGTCGACACCGGCGCGTTCGACGTGGTGCTCAGCCACAATCGCTTCACGCTCGTCGACCGCAGCGCGCAGCCGCTGTTCGAGAACGCGCGCGCTCGCGGCATGGGGGTGTTCAACGCCGCACCGTTCGGCGCCGGCATCCTCGCGAAAGGTGCCGGCCCCGGTGCCAGCTACGGGTATCGCCCCGCGCCGCCGGACCTGGTGGACTGGGCCGGTCGAGCCGAGCGGATCTGTGCCGACCACGGCACGACGCTCATCGCCGTCGCGCTGCGGTTCTCGCTGCGTTCGCCGCTGGTCGATTCGACGGTGGTGGGCGTCTCCTCCGCCGGCCGGCTCGCCGAGCTGGACGCGCTGCGTTCCGCGCCAGTCCCGGACGAGGTGTGGCCCGAGCTGGACGCGCTCGGACCCGCGCCCACCCCCATCGCCGACCCGCCGCTGGAGGGACCTCGATGA